In a genomic window of Muntiacus reevesi chromosome 1, mMunRee1.1, whole genome shotgun sequence:
- the RAB11B gene encoding ras-related protein Rab-11B, with protein MGTRDDEYDYLFKVVLIGDSGVGKSNLLSRFTRNEFNLESKSTIGVEFATRSIQVDGKTIKAQIWDTAGQERYRAITSAYYRGAVGALLVYDIAKHLTYENVERWLKELRDHADSNIVIMLVGNKSDLRHLRAVPTDEARAFAEKNNLSFIETSALDSTNVEEAFKNILTEIYRIVSQKQIADRAAHDESPGNNVVDISVPPTTDGQKPNKLQCCQNL; from the exons ATGGGGACCCGGGACGACGAGTACGACTACCTATTCAAAG tgGTGCTCATCGGGGACTCGGGCGTGGGGAAGAGCAACCTGCTGTCCCGCTTCACCCGCAACGAGTTCAACCTGGAGAGCAAGAGCACCATCGGCGTGGAGTTCGCCACCCGCAGCATCCAGGTGGACGGCAAGACCATCAAGGCGCAGATCTGGGACACTGCTGGCCAGGAGCGCTACCGCGCCATCACCTCGGC GTACTACCGTGGCGCAGTGGGCGCCTTGCTGGTGTATGACATCGCCAAGCACCTGACGTACGAGAACGTGGAGCGCTGGCTGAAGGAGCTGCGGGACCACGCGGACAGCAACATCGTCATCATGCTGGTGGGCAACAAGAGCGACCTGCGCCACCTGCGGGCTGTGCCCACCGACGAGGCCCGCGCCTTCGCAG AAAAGAACAACTTGTCCTTCATTGAGACCTCAGCCCTGGATTCCACCAACGTGGAGGAAGCGTTCAAGAACATCCTCACAG AAATCTATCGCATCGTGTCACAGAAGCAGATTGCGGACCGCGCAGCACACGACGAGTCCCCCGGAAACAATGTTGTGGACATCAGCGTGCCGCCCACCACCGACGGACAGAAACCCAACAAGCTGCAGTGCTGCCAGAACCTGTGA